A genomic window from Deltaproteobacteria bacterium includes:
- a CDS encoding ABC transporter permease, whose translation MGVYIFIFAPIVVVILMSFHPRDIVSFPMPGFSFKWYLRFLTNYRLLAALRTSLALGMVSAVLSGIIGTLASFAIVRSDFKRKEMLNAVIFAPMVISGVVFGVALLSFFDFVHFPRGFVGLVMAHTLLTIPYVVVVVCARLAGFDRSLEEAAMNLGANRLQTFRAVTLPIIAPGIIGGMMLAFTISFDEFPATQFLATPHATTVPILVFSMIRTELNPQINVLATVMLIVTISLPVVAQHFLRKK comes from the coding sequence GTGGGAGTCTATATCTTTATCTTTGCTCCCATCGTGGTTGTGATTCTCATGTCTTTCCATCCCAGGGACATCGTCTCATTCCCCATGCCGGGGTTCAGTTTCAAGTGGTATCTGAGATTTCTAACCAACTATAGGCTCCTGGCCGCGCTCCGTACCAGCCTCGCCCTGGGAATGGTATCGGCTGTTCTGTCGGGGATCATCGGAACCCTGGCGTCTTTTGCAATCGTCCGGTCAGATTTCAAAAGAAAGGAGATGCTTAATGCGGTGATCTTTGCACCCATGGTCATCTCGGGCGTAGTTTTCGGGGTGGCTCTCCTCTCTTTCTTCGATTTTGTCCACTTCCCGAGGGGTTTTGTGGGTCTTGTCATGGCTCATACCCTCCTGACGATTCCCTATGTGGTTGTAGTCGTCTGCGCTCGTCTGGCAGGCTTTGATCGATCCCTTGAGGAAGCCGCCATGAATCTCGGTGCCAACCGTCTTCAGACCTTTAGGGCCGTTACCCTTCCGATCATCGCTCCCGGAATTATCGGCGGAATGATGTTGGCTTTTACCATCTCTTTTGATGAATTTCCAGCGACCCAGTTCCTGGCGACACCCCATGCTACTACGGTCCCGATCCTCGTATTCTCAATGATCAGGACAGAGCTGAATCCTCAGATAAATGTCCTTGCCACGGTGATGCTTATTGTCACGATCAGTCTTCCGGTGGTCGCACAGCACTTCTTGCGCAAGAAATGA